From Falco cherrug isolate bFalChe1 chromosome 4, bFalChe1.pri, whole genome shotgun sequence, one genomic window encodes:
- the LOC102050092 gene encoding cytochrome P450 3A9-like yields the protein MNLLPSCSVETWALLLIFIALLVAYGTWPFGVFKKLGIPGPRPLPFFGTCLEYRKGFLEFDNECFQKYGKVWGIYDGRQPVMAVVDPQIIKSVLVKECYSTFTNRRRMELVGVLSNAISLAEDEQWKRIRTVLSPTFTSGKLKEMFHIIKHYGEVLVKNVQKRVEKDQALTVKDIFGSYSMDVITGTSFGVNIDSMNNPKDPFVREMQKLVKFDFFDPLFILIFVCPFVIPLLAKMNVNIFPKDALNFFMRSVAKIKQDREKETHNGRVDFLQLMIESQDSTSHGSNGTAHSHKGLTDIEILSQAFIFLFAGYEATSNTLCFLAYELALHPDVQQKVLEEIDTVLPNKAPLTYDAVMKLDYLDMTVNETLRLFPLGGRLERVCKRDIEINGVMIPKGTVVVIPPYTLHRNPEYWPNPEEFRPERFSKENKDTIDPYTYLPFGAGPRNCIGMRFGLLSLKVAITILLQHFTFQTCKETQIPLKLSSQGLLRPEKPIMLKLVPRTSTAPAEA from the exons ATGaacctccttccctcctgctcgGTGGAGACGTGGGCccttttgcttattttcataGCCCTCCTGGTAGC ATATGGAACCTGGCCGTTTGGTGTCTTCAAGAAGTTGGGTATTCCTGGGCCAAGACCTCTGCCTTTCTTTGGGACGTGCCTGGAATATCGCAAA gGTTTCTTGGAGTTTGACAATGAGTGTTTCCAGAAATATGGGAAAGTCTGGGG GATTTACGATGGCAGGCAACCTGTGATGGCTGTCGTGGACCCCCAGATCATTAAATCTGTGCTGGTTAAAGAGTGTTACTCCACCTTTACCAACCGCAGG CGTATGGAACTAGTAGGGGTGCTGAGCAACGCCATCTCATTAGCCGAAGACGAACAGTGGAAAAGGATTCGCACTGTGCTCTCTCCAACCTTCACCAGTGGGAAGCTAAAGGAG ATGTTCCATATAATAAAGCACTATGGGGAAGttttggtgaaaaatgttcaaaagaGAGTGGAAAAGGACCAGGCTCTAACTGTAAAGGA TATCTTTGGAAGCTACAGCATGGATGTCATCACCGGCACTTCGTTTGGTGTGAACATCGACTCAATGAACAACCCCAAAGACCCCTTTGTCAGAGAGATGCAGAAGCTGGtcaagtttgatttttttgaccCATTGTTCATCCTTATAT ttgtatGCCCATTCGTTATTCCTCTTTTGGCAAAGATGAATGTAAACATCTTCCCCAAGGATGCTCTAAATTTCTTCATGAGATCCGTCGCCAAAATCAAGCAGGATCGTGAAAAAGAGACTCACAAT GGCAGAGTAgattttctgcagctgatgaTTGAATCCCAGGACTCAACCAGTCATGGAAGCAATGGAACTGCTCATTCACACAAAG GCCTGACTGACATAGAGATCCTGTCACAAGCAttcatctttttatttgctgGATACGAGGCCACCAGCAACACACTTTGCTTCCTAGCATATGAGCTGGCCCTGCATCCTGATGTGCAGCAAAAAGTGCTGGAGGAGATAGACACCGTGTTACCCAACAAG GCTCCTCTCACATACGACGCAGTCATGAAATTGGACTATCTTGATATGACAGTGAATGAAACCCTTCGGCTCTTTCCCCTTGGAGGACGGCTTGAGAGAGTCTGCAAGAGAGACATAGAAATAAATGGAGTGATGATTCCCAAAGGAACTGTTGTTGTAATCCCACCCTATACCCTCCACCGCAACCCTGAGTACTGGCCAAACCCAGAGGAGTTCAGACCAGAAAG GTTcagtaaggaaaacaaagacacCATAGACCCATATACGTACCTACCCTTTGGAGCTGGCCCCAGGAACTGCATCGGGATGCGGTTTGGTCTCCTGAGTCTGAAAGTTGCCATCACCATCCTACTGCAACACTTCACCTTCCAAACCTGCAAAGAAACTCAG ATCCCTCTCAAGCTGAGCTCACAGGGATTGCTAAGACCAGAGAAACCCATCATGCTGAAGCTAGTCCCGCGGACCAGCACCGCTCCTGCAGAGGCGTAA